One region of Candidatus Eisenbacteria bacterium genomic DNA includes:
- a CDS encoding O-antigen ligase family protein — translation MVRSRVLLENLLFFFLMVFLLAAPSSVAYSEIALAAALLLAVARFAVRRGKPNALGRLPRRRLLLLPMAAWIVAGAVVALLARERASSAAKLVKLLPMGLVLFLPLLLTTAARLRHAAAALLVGGAITSAYGIGYWIDDPSSRLGGFVGFYMSTGGILMMVGLAGAALLLTRGVGGRLRWIAAATVPVILVALALTDTRGAWLGFFAGLVVLILRRGRRYAILPAALVVLVLLVPRTRESARSAFDPSHERNRERTFMWRTGFDIFRDHPWTGTGQAGMRNVYIEYMDSEAIEKPPHLHSVPIHLLASQGVVGFAAWAFLFVSLGVWLVRAPPRPGAGPPAARALVDGALAVWAGFLVNGLVEWNLGDVEVVTVFWTCVGLAAAAAALGRDRAGDPSPAVREAPSARSS, via the coding sequence ATGGTGCGCTCGCGCGTTCTTCTGGAGAACCTGCTCTTTTTCTTTCTGATGGTCTTTCTGCTCGCCGCCCCCTCGTCGGTCGCCTATTCGGAAATCGCCCTCGCGGCGGCGCTCCTCCTGGCGGTGGCGCGGTTTGCGGTCCGCCGCGGAAAGCCGAACGCGCTGGGGCGGCTCCCGCGTCGCCGACTTCTCCTTCTCCCGATGGCGGCGTGGATCGTCGCGGGGGCCGTGGTCGCCTTGCTCGCCCGGGAGAGAGCCTCCAGCGCGGCGAAGCTCGTCAAGCTCCTGCCGATGGGGCTCGTCCTCTTTCTGCCTCTTCTACTCACGACCGCCGCGCGGCTCCGTCACGCCGCCGCCGCTCTTCTCGTCGGGGGCGCCATCACCTCCGCGTACGGGATCGGTTACTGGATCGACGATCCCTCGTCGAGACTGGGGGGGTTCGTCGGCTTCTACATGAGCACGGGCGGGATCCTGATGATGGTCGGGCTCGCGGGCGCGGCGCTCCTTCTGACCCGCGGCGTCGGTGGGCGGCTCCGGTGGATCGCCGCCGCGACGGTACCGGTGATCCTCGTCGCCCTGGCGCTCACCGACACGCGGGGCGCTTGGCTCGGCTTCTTCGCGGGGCTGGTCGTCCTCATCCTCCGCCGCGGGAGGCGGTACGCGATTCTACCGGCGGCTCTCGTCGTTCTGGTTCTCCTCGTCCCCCGGACGAGAGAGAGCGCACGCTCCGCCTTCGATCCCTCCCACGAGAGGAACCGGGAGAGAACCTTCATGTGGAGGACCGGCTTCGATATCTTCCGGGATCATCCATGGACCGGGACGGGACAGGCGGGGATGCGGAATGTTTACATCGAATACATGGACTCCGAGGCGATCGAGAAGCCGCCCCATCTTCACAGCGTGCCGATCCATCTGCTCGCGTCTCAGGGAGTGGTCGGGTTCGCCGCCTGGGCGTTCCTCTTTGTCTCGCTCGGCGTTTGGCTCGTTCGCGCGCCGCCCCGCCCTGGCGCGGGACCGCCCGCGGCGCGCGCACTCGTCGACGGCGCACTGGCCGTCTGGGCCGGGTTCCTGGTGAACGGTCTGGTGGAGTGGAATCTGGGGGACGTGGAGGTGGTGACGGTGTTCTGGACCTGCGTGGGACTCGCGGCGGCGGCGGCGGCTCTGGGGAGGGACCGCGCCGGCGATCCCTCCCCCGCCGTCCGCGAAGCGCCTAGCGCCAGATCTTCTTGA
- a CDS encoding spore maturation protein produces MLNRIWAAFFFLGFLAACARAAFFGDPGVFRDVVGALFDMAKTGFEIALGLTGVMCLWLGVLRVGEAGGAVARLTRLFQPLFRRLFPSIPAGHPAEGSIVMNMAANVLGLDNAATPIGLKAMGELQELNPDKESASNDQILFLVINTSSVTLLPVTIFTYRAQMGAADPTDVFLPMLIATTCSTLVGLFVTAAVQRRNLADRVILGYLGAVIGVVAALIAYFVRLDREAMEAQSAFLANVLILSVIILFLAAAIRRGAPVYEVFVDGAKEGFRVAVGIIPYLVAMLVAIGVFRASGALDLLLDGIRAVASAAGLDTRWVDGLPTALMKPLSGSGARGMLIETMRVYGADSFAGRLSSVVQGSTETTFYVLAVYFGSVGIRRTRHAVGCGLAADAAGVIAAIAASYLFFG; encoded by the coding sequence ATGGCGAAGACCGGTTTCGAGATCGCCCTCGGCCTGACCGGCGTGATGTGCCTCTGGCTGGGCGTGCTGCGCGTCGGCGAGGCGGGAGGCGCCGTCGCCCGGCTCACCCGCCTCTTCCAGCCCCTCTTCCGGCGCCTCTTCCCCTCCATACCCGCCGGGCACCCCGCCGAGGGGTCGATCGTGATGAACATGGCGGCCAACGTGCTCGGCCTGGACAACGCCGCTACGCCGATCGGTCTGAAGGCGATGGGGGAGCTGCAGGAGCTGAACCCGGACAAGGAGAGCGCCTCGAACGACCAGATCCTCTTTCTGGTGATCAACACGTCGTCGGTGACGCTTCTGCCGGTCACCATCTTCACCTACCGGGCCCAGATGGGGGCGGCGGATCCGACCGACGTTTTCCTTCCCATGCTCATCGCCACCACCTGCAGCACCCTGGTCGGCCTGTTCGTGACCGCGGCGGTGCAGCGACGGAACCTGGCGGACCGCGTGATTCTCGGTTATCTGGGGGCGGTGATCGGCGTGGTGGCGGCGCTGATCGCCTACTTCGTCCGCCTCGACCGGGAGGCGATGGAGGCGCAGTCCGCCTTCCTGGCGAACGTCCTCATCCTTTCGGTGATCATTCTCTTCCTCGCCGCGGCGATCCGGCGGGGCGCGCCGGTTTACGAGGTGTTCGTGGACGGGGCGAAGGAGGGATTCCGCGTCGCCGTGGGGATCATCCCCTACCTGGTGGCGATGCTCGTCGCGATCGGCGTCTTCCGCGCGAGCGGCGCCCTCGATCTCCTTCTGGACGGGATCCGCGCGGTCGCGTCGGCGGCCGGCTTGGACACGCGCTGGGTGGACGGGCTGCCGACCGCCCTCATGAAGCCGCTCTCCGGGAGCGGCGCGCGGGGGATGCTGATCGAGACGATGCGGGTCTATGGGGCGGATTCTTTCGCCGGCCGGCTCTCGAGCGTGGTCCAGGGAAGCACGGAAACGACATTTTATGTGTTAGCCGTTTATTTCGGATCCGTCGGAATCCGACGCACTCGACACGCCGTCGGTTGCGGACTCGCGGCGGACGCGGCGGGGGTGATCGCGGCGATCGCGGCCAGCTATCTTTTCTTCGGCTGA